The proteins below come from a single Malus sylvestris chromosome 3, drMalSylv7.2, whole genome shotgun sequence genomic window:
- the LOC126617478 gene encoding kinesin-like protein KIN-14I, translating into MAVAGGGTALSFSVASVVEDVLQQHGTRLGDLKLESRKAEEAASRRNEAAGWLRKMIGVVAAKDMPAEPSEEEFRLALRSGIILCNAINKVQAGVVPKVVESPCDSALIPDGAALSAFQYFENVRNFLVAIQGMGLPTFEASDLEQGGKSARVVNTVLALKSYSEGKQTGGNGPNGSKFGANIKPTTSAKPFVRKNSEPFTNSLSRTSSMNDKSLSALSSDLNSNKMPNSQSLSMLVRAVLLDKKPEEVPMLVESVLSKLVEEFEQRMSSQYELTKPSQKDVAVSHGNKFPMKFASGDKKMEDKTLVNKNYISDEESKSRLLKQQMIFNQQQRDVQELKQTLHTTKSGIQFMKMKFHEEFHNIGLHIHGLAHAASGYHRVLEENRKLYNQVQDLKGSIRVYCRVRPFLSGVSNCLSTVDHIEDGNITINTPARHGNGRKSFSFNKVFGPSATQADVFSDMHPLIRSVLDGYNVCIFAYGQTGSGKTYTMSGPRELTEKSQGVNFRALGDLFVIADQRKDTFFYDVSVQMIEIYNEQVRDLLVTDGSNKRLEIRNSSQTGLNVPDANLVPVSSTSAVIDLMNLGHRNRVVGATALNDRSSRSHSCLTVHVQGRDLTSGAILRGCMHLVDLAGSERVDKSEVTGDRLKEAQHINKSLSALGDVIASLAQKNPHVPYRNSKLTQLLQDSLGGQAKTLMFVHISPEPDAVGETISTLKFAERVATVELGAAQVNKDSTDVKALKEQIAGLRASLARKEEEAERNQRQVCGSSDKSRTKASELSPFHSNRQGTDMMGDLNGCRTPMVGKIELDDNSASRTKRQSFDLDELLGNSSPWPPVDSPIQNYEENDRDVSSGEWVDKVMVNKQEARRLGNPLGSWGADNGNLSDGFYQKYLQDSSKVYPDQSYNMFVGSNKFNVASTDEMDDLDAATSDSSEPDFLWQFNQTKLTSIGNGIASKTKKPNGKPMKSLEPRKSFNPSLGPSRKSLNGVPHRAARQPVPAEMKRKAGSRK; encoded by the exons ATGGCGGTGGCAGGAGGGGGAACGGCATTGTCGTTTTCGGTTGCGTCCGTGGTGGAGGACGTGCTTCAACAGCACGGCACTCGCCTCGGCGATCTTAAGTTGGAGTCTCGAAAAGCTGAGGAAGCAG CATCGAGGAGAAATGAGGCGGCCGGGTGGCTTCGAAAGATGATCGGCGTTGTTGCGGCTAAAGATATGCCGGCAGAGCCTTCGGAGGAAGAGTTCAGGCTTGCATTGAGAAGTGGGATTATCCTCTGCAATGCTATCAATAAAGTTCAAGCTGGAGTTGTGCCCAAG GTGGTAGAAAGTCCATGTGATTCAGCATTGATTCCCGATGGGGCGGCTTTGTCTGCATTTCAGTACTTCGAGAATGTGAGGAACTTCCTTGTTGCTATTCAGGGGATGGGACTTCCCACGTTTGAGGCATCTGATTTGGAACAA GGAGGGAAATCTGCAAGGGTTGTGAATACGGTTCTGGCGCTTAAATCTTACAGTGAGGGGAAACAAACCGGGGGAAATGGGCCAAATGGCTCGAAATTTGGTGCAAACATAAAACCTACTACTTCTGCCAAGCCTTTTGTAAGAAAAAATTCGGAGCCATTCACGAATTCGCTGTCAAGGACTTCCTCAATGAATGACAAATCTTTGAGTGCTCTGTCCTCTGATCTTAATTCTAACAAGATG CCTAATTCTCAGTCCTTGAGTATGCTTGTTCGCGCAGTTTTATTAGATAAGAAGCCTGAAGAAGTTCCGATG TTGGTAGAGTCTGTGCTAAGCAAGCTCGTGGAGGAATTTGAGCAACGTATGTCCAGCCAATATGAATTG ACAAAACCAAGTCAAAAAGATGTGGCTGTTTCACACGGAAACAAATTTCCGATGAAATTCGCTTCTGGTGATAAAaag ATGGAAGACAAAACACTTgtcaataaaaattacatatctGACGAGGAATCAAAAAGTCGGCTCCTTAAACAGCAAATGATCTTTAATCAACAACAAAGAGATGTTCAG GAACTAAAGCAAACTCTTCACACTACCAAATCTGGTATTCAGTTTATGAAAATGAAGTTCCATGAGGAGTTCCACAATATTG GTTTGCACATTCACGGCCTAGCTCATGCAGCGAGTGGATATCACAGAGTTCTTGAAGAAAATCGAAAGCTTTACAATCAAGTCCAAGACCTCAAAG GAAGTATCAGGGTTTATTGTCGAGTGAGACCCTTCTTATCTGGAGTATCAAACTGCTTAAGTACTGTGGATCATATAGAAGATGGAAATATCACTATTAACACCCCAGCAAGGCATGGGAACGGACGCAAGTCCTTCAGTTTCAACAAAGTATTCGGGCCATCTGCAACCCAAG CTGATGTTTTCTCTGACATGCACCCATTGATTCGGTCGGTCCTTGATGGTTACAATGTTTGCATATTTGCATACGGCCAAACTGGATCGGGCAAAACTTACACTATG AGTGGACCCAGAGAGCTTACGGAGAAAAGCCAAGGTGTAAATTTTAGGGCATTGGGAGATTTGTTTGTTATAGCAGATCAAAGAAAGGACACTTTCTTTTATGATGTTTCTGTTCAAATGATTGAGATCTATAACGAGCAAGTACGAGATCTCCTTGTTACTGACGGGAGTAACAAAAGAT TAGAAATTCGTAATAGTTCTCAGACAGGTCTGAATGTGCCAGATGCAAATCTTGTTCCTGTGTCATCAACATCTGCTGTTATTGATCTGATGAACCTTGGACATAGGAATCGTGTTGTGGGTGCAACTGCCCTGAATGACCGTAGTAGTCGTTCTCACAG TTGCTTGACTGTTCATGTTCAAGGAAGGGATTTGACATCAGGAGCTATTCTTCGTGGCTGTATGCATCTGGTTGATCTTGCGGGAAGTGAGAGGGTGGACAAATCTGAGGTGACCGGAGATAGACTAAAAGAAGCTCAACATATTAACAAATCCCTCTCAGCTTTAGGAGATGTGATCGCTTCCCTTGCCCAAAAGAATCCACATGTTCCATATAGAAATAGTAAACTAACACAGCTGCTCCAAGATTCACTTG GTGGACAGGCCAAGACACTTATGTTTGTTCACATAAGCCCTGAGCCAGATGCTGTTGGTGAAACAATAAGCACGCTCAAATTTGCAGAGCGAGTAGCCACAGTTGAACTTGGTGCAGCCCAAGTAAACAAAGATAGCACAGATGTCAAAGCTCTCAAAGAACAG ATTGCTGGTCTTAGGGCATCACTAGccaggaaggaggaggaagctGAACGCAATCAACGCCAAGTCTGTGGCAGCTCTGATAAATCCAGGACGAAAGCTAGCGAGCTGTCACCATTTCATTCTAACCGTCAGGGTACAGACATGATGGGCGATCTGAATGGTTGCAGGACACCAATGGTAGGCAAAATCGAG CTTGACGACAATTCTGCTTCGAGGACAAAAAGACAAAGCTTTGATCTTGATGAGCTACTAGGGAATTCATCACCCTGGCCCCCAGTTGATAGTCCTATCCAGAACTATGAGGAGAATGATAGAGACGTGAGCTCGGGCGAGTGGGTTGATAAGGTTATGGTGAACAAGCAAGAAGCAAGGAGGCTTGGAAATCCTTTAGGATCCTGGGGAGCAGACAATGGGAATTTATCTGATGGTTTCTACCAGAAATATCTCCAGGATTCTTCCAAGGTTTATCCAGACCAATCCTACAATATGTTCGTGGGAAGCAACAAGTTCAATGTTGCTAGCACCGATGAAATGGATGATCTTGATGCTGCCACGAGCGACTCTTCAGAGCCAGATTTTCTCTGGCAATTCAATCAGACTAAACTTACTAGCATAGGCAATGGCATTGCATCGAAAACCAAGAAACCTAACGGAAAGCCAATGAAAAGCCTAGAACCAAG GAAAAGTTTTAATCCTTCTCTAGGCCCTTCACGAAAATCTTTGAACGGGGTACCACATCGGGCTGCAAGGCAGCCAGTTCCAGCTGAGATGAAACGAAAAGCTGGGAGTAGAAAGTAG
- the LOC126616424 gene encoding major allergen Pru ar 1-like, with product MSSISLSQEFTSPVAADRLFKALIIDSHNLIPKLMPQAIKSIEIIHGDGGAGSIKQINFAEGTRYKYMKNRIDALDVENLVCKYTLIEGDVLADKIKSISYEVSFQASPNGGCTCKMMSEYHAAGDLEINEEEIRGGKERAMGMYKVVEAYLFESPGAYE from the exons ATGAGTTCCATAAGTTTGAGCCAGGAATTTACAAGTCCAGTTGCAGCAGACAGGTTGTTCAAGGCCTTGATCATAGACTCCCACAATCTCATCCCCAAGCTCATGCCTCAGGCCATCAAGAGCATCGAAATCATCCACGGCGATGGCGGCGCAGGAAGCATCAAGCAGATCAACTTTGCTGagg GTACGCGTTATAAGTACATGAAGAACAGAATAGACGCATTGGACGTGGAGAATTTGGTGTGCAAGTACACTCTGATTGAAGGGGATGTGCTGGCGGACAAGATTAAGTCCATTTCTTATGAGGTAAGCTTTCAAGCTTCCCCTAACGGCGGATGTACTTGTAAGATGATGAGTGAGTACCACGCCGCCGGTGACTTGGAGATCAATGAGGAAGAAATCAGGGGTGGCAAAGAAAGAGCAATGGGCATGTACAAAGTCGTTGAAGCTTACCTCTTCGAAAGTCCCGGTGCTTACGAATAG